The segment CGAAACAGCTGAGGGCGAATCCGGCTACCCCATGACGCAATGCTTTCAACTTCATTGTTTTTCTCCGGGTTGAAGAACAGGTTGGGCAGAGGTGGAACAAGGTTCAGGCGGCTGGTTTGCCTCGCTGGCCGAGCCAGTACGAGAGCACCACCAGGACGATGGAGATCACCAGCATCAGGGTGGAGATAGCGTTGATCTCCGGGGTTACCCCGGCCTTGATGGCCGAGAAGATGTAGACCGGCAGCGTCGTCGAGCCGGGGCCGGCGACGAAGAAGGTCATGATGAAGTCGTCCAGGCTGACCACGAACGCCAGCACCGCGCCGGACAGCACCGCCGGGAACAGCAGCGGCAGGGTGACGCGGCGGAAGGTGTGGAAGGGGTTGGCGTAGAGGTCGTTGGCCGCCTCCAGCAGGCTCTTGTCGAGGTCGTTCAGGCGAGCGCGGATCGGCAGGTAGGCAAACGGGATACAGAAGCCGATGTGGGCGATGATCACCGTCAAGAGACCCAGCTTGATGCCGAGGGCCATGAACAGCAGCAGGGTGGCCACGGCGGTGACGATCTCCGGCAGGATCAGCGGCAGGTTGATCCCGCCTTCCACCATCTTCTGTCCGTAGAACGGCCTGTAGGTGGCCAGCGCCGCCAGCAGCGCGATGGCGGTGGCGCAGACGGTGGCGATGCCGGCAACGATCACCGAGTTCAGCGCGGCGGCCTGGATCGACGGGTTGGCGAGGATGCGCCCGTACCAGGCGAAGGAGAACTCGGTCCACACGGTGGCCGTGCGGTTGGCGTTGAAGCTGTAGGCGATCAGCACCAGGATCGGCAGGTACAGGTAGGCCAGTACCAGCAGGCTGGTTTCGCGGGTCAGCGGGAGTTTCTTCAGGTGCGAGGCGATCATCAGCGGACTCCCTGGCGGACGGCCTTGGCCGCCTTTTTGGCGTAGAGGGCGTAGAGCACCAGGGCCAGCAGCATCAGCCCGAGCAGGAGGAAGGACAGCGAGCTGCCCAGCGGCCAGTTGCGGGCGGTGCCGAACTGCTGCTGGATGAGGTTGCCGATCATCAGGGTCTTGCCGCCGCCGAGGATGGCGGGGGTGATGAAGGCGCCGAGGCTCGGCACGAACACCAGCAGCGACCCGGCCACCACGCCCGGCATGGACAGCGGCAGGATCACCCGGCGCAGGGC is part of the Pseudomonas lalkuanensis genome and harbors:
- a CDS encoding ABC transporter permease — encoded protein: MIASHLKKLPLTRETSLLVLAYLYLPILVLIAYSFNANRTATVWTEFSFAWYGRILANPSIQAAALNSVIVAGIATVCATAIALLAALATYRPFYGQKMVEGGINLPLILPEIVTAVATLLLFMALGIKLGLLTVIIAHIGFCIPFAYLPIRARLNDLDKSLLEAANDLYANPFHTFRRVTLPLLFPAVLSGAVLAFVVSLDDFIMTFFVAGPGSTTLPVYIFSAIKAGVTPEINAISTLMLVISIVLVVLSYWLGQRGKPAA